The following proteins are encoded in a genomic region of Corylus avellana chromosome ca4, CavTom2PMs-1.0:
- the LOC132177147 gene encoding methylmalonate-semialdehyde dehydrogenase [acylating], mitochondrial-like isoform X1 produces the protein MMDIQICTELNEPPQMLPPSPGTFVDREELIQHVGDFAVSQGYVVTIKQSKRDRVVVLGCDRGGVYRNRRKAVDDSSSEQIRKRKTGTRLTNCPFEAVGKKDDGLWVLSIKDGTHNHEPIKDISEHPSARRFTEREILLIKEMTEAGLKPRQILKRLRQSNPDLLSTPKHVYNVKAKLRQGNIAVRNFKSLRPQKSAVRNNYLTVTEPSWRQRNPPRVPNLIGGRFVDSQSSASIDVLNPATQQVVCQVPLTTNEEFKAAVFAAKRAFPLWRNTPIATRQRIMFKFQELIRREIDKLAGNITAEHGKTLKDAYGDVSRGLEDVEHACGLATLQMGEFVSNVSTGIDTYSIREPLGICAGICPFDFPAMIPLWMFPIAVTCGNTFILKPSEKDPGAAVMLAELAVEAGLPNGVLNIVHGTNDIVNAICDDDDIKAISFVGPNSAGAYVFARASAKGKRIQSNVGAKNHAVVMPDASVDATLNTLVAAGFGAAGQKCTALSTVVFVGGLNRWEDKLVEHAKAIKVGAGTEPDADLGPVISKQAKEQICRLIQKGVDTGAKLILDGRNIVVPGYEHGSFIGPTILSNVTTNMECYKEEVLGPVLLCMQADSIEEAINIVSRHKYSNGASIFTTSGVAARKFQTEIEVGQVGVNVPISVPLPFSSFTSCKPSFAGDLNFDGKAGIQFYTQVKTVTQQWKDLPGSNGASLEMPSS, from the exons ATGATGGACATTCAAATTTGCACAGAGCTGAATGAACCGCCACAGATGCTTCCACCTTCACCCGGAACATTTGTAGATCGTGAAGAACTTATCCAACATGTTGGGGACTTTGCTGTGTCCCAGGGATATGTGGTTACCATTAAGCAGTCTAAGAGGGACAGAGTAGTTGTCCTTGGCTGTGACAGAGGAGGTGTTTATCGTAACAGGCGGAAAGCTGTTGATGACTCATCTTCTGAACAAAtccgaaaaagaaaaactggTACTCGGCTGACAAATTGTCCTTTTGAAGCTGTTGGGAAGAAGGATGATGGCTTGTGGGTCCTTTCCATAAAAGACGGAACACACAACCATGAACCCATAAAGGACATCTCGGAGCATCCCTCTGCTCGTCGCTTTACAGAGAGggaaattttgttaattaaagaAATGACAGAAGCTGGATTAAAACCTCGCCAAATTCTAAAGAGACTAAGGCAAAGCAATCCAGATCTTCTATCAACACCAAAGCATGTTTACAATGTCAAAGCTAAGCTCCGACAAGGAAATATTGCAG TGAGAAACTTCAAGTCACTAAGGCCCCAGAAATCTGCTGTAAGAAACAATTATCTTACAGTTACCGAGCCATCTTGGAGGCAGCGCAACCCTCCG AGGGTTCCCAACCTCATTGGAGGTAGATTTGTTGATTCACAATCCTCTGCATCTATTGATGTTTTGAACCCT gCGACACAACAAGTTGTTTGTCAAGTTCCTTTAACTACAAATGAGGAGTTCAAAGCTGCAGTATTTGCAGCAAAACGGGCTTTTCCACTGTGGCGAAACACGCCGATTGCGACTCGTCAGCGCATCATGTTCAAGTTCCAAGAGCTTATTCGCAGAGAGATT GATAAGCTTGCTGGTAACATTACTGCTGAACATGGAAAGACATTGAAGGATGCATATGGTGATGTATCACGTGGACTGG AGGATGTGGAACATGCTTGTGGACTGGCAACTCTGCAAATGGGTGAATTTGTTTCCAATGTATCCACTGGGATTGATACCTACAGCATTAGAGAGCCGCTTGGTATTTGTGCTGGGATATGTCCCTTTGATTTTCCGGCTATGATTCCCTTATGG ATGTTTCCTATTGCAGTCACATGTGGTAATACATTCATTCTGAAGCCATCAGAGAAGGATCCAG GGGCTGCAGTAATGCTTGCAGAGTTAGCTGTAGAGGCTGGTCTGCCTAATGGCGTCCTAAACATTGTGCATGGCACCAAT GACATTGTCAATGCGATTTGTGATGATGACGATATTAAAGCTATCTCATTTGTTGGTCCAAATTCG gctGGTGCTTATGTGTTTGCAAGAGCATCAGCTAAAGGGAAGCGTATTCAG TCCAATGTTGGAGCAAAAAATCATGCAGTTGTCATGCCTGATGCAAGCGTAGATGCTACTTTGAACACACTAGTTGCTGCTGGTTTTGGTGCTGCAGGACAAAAGTGCACGGCACTTAGCACAGTTGTTTTTGTTGGAGGCTTAAATCGATG GGAAGATAAACTAGTGGAGCATGCCAAAGCAATTAAAGTGGGTGCTGGAACAGAACCAGATGCAGACCTTGGTCCGGTGATTAGCAAGCAG GCAAAGGAACAAATATGCAGATTGATCCAAAAAGGTGTTGATACTGGTGCAAAACTCATCCTTGATGGGAGAAACATTGTG GTTCCAGGATATGAACATGGGAGTTTCATTGGTCCCACCATCTTATCCAATGTCACAACTAACATGGAGTGTTACAAG GAGGAAGTTCTTGGCCCAGTTCTTCTTTGTATGCAG GCTGACAGCATTGAAGAGGCCATAAACATTGTTAGCAGACACAA ATACAGCAATGGAGCTTCTATATTTACCACATCAGGGGTAGCTGCAAGGAAATTTCAAACTGAGATTGAAGTTGGGCAG GTTGGCGTAAATGTTCCCATCTCTGTTCCGCTTCCTTTTTCCTCGTTTACTAGCTGCAAACCATCCTTCGCCGGCGATCTCAATTTTGACG GCAAGGCTGGAATTCAGTTTTATACCCAGGTTAAGACAGTGACTCAACAATGGAAGGATTTACCGGGCAGCAATGGTGCATCCCTGGAAATGCCAAGTTCTTAG
- the LOC132177147 gene encoding methylmalonate-semialdehyde dehydrogenase [acylating], mitochondrial-like isoform X2 — MLPPSPGTFVDREELIQHVGDFAVSQGYVVTIKQSKRDRVVVLGCDRGGVYRNRRKAVDDSSSEQIRKRKTGTRLTNCPFEAVGKKDDGLWVLSIKDGTHNHEPIKDISEHPSARRFTEREILLIKEMTEAGLKPRQILKRLRQSNPDLLSTPKHVYNVKAKLRQGNIAVRNFKSLRPQKSAVRNNYLTVTEPSWRQRNPPRVPNLIGGRFVDSQSSASIDVLNPATQQVVCQVPLTTNEEFKAAVFAAKRAFPLWRNTPIATRQRIMFKFQELIRREIDKLAGNITAEHGKTLKDAYGDVSRGLEDVEHACGLATLQMGEFVSNVSTGIDTYSIREPLGICAGICPFDFPAMIPLWMFPIAVTCGNTFILKPSEKDPGAAVMLAELAVEAGLPNGVLNIVHGTNDIVNAICDDDDIKAISFVGPNSAGAYVFARASAKGKRIQSNVGAKNHAVVMPDASVDATLNTLVAAGFGAAGQKCTALSTVVFVGGLNRWEDKLVEHAKAIKVGAGTEPDADLGPVISKQAKEQICRLIQKGVDTGAKLILDGRNIVVPGYEHGSFIGPTILSNVTTNMECYKEEVLGPVLLCMQADSIEEAINIVSRHKYSNGASIFTTSGVAARKFQTEIEVGQVGVNVPISVPLPFSSFTSCKPSFAGDLNFDGKAGIQFYTQVKTVTQQWKDLPGSNGASLEMPSS, encoded by the exons ATGCTTCCACCTTCACCCGGAACATTTGTAGATCGTGAAGAACTTATCCAACATGTTGGGGACTTTGCTGTGTCCCAGGGATATGTGGTTACCATTAAGCAGTCTAAGAGGGACAGAGTAGTTGTCCTTGGCTGTGACAGAGGAGGTGTTTATCGTAACAGGCGGAAAGCTGTTGATGACTCATCTTCTGAACAAAtccgaaaaagaaaaactggTACTCGGCTGACAAATTGTCCTTTTGAAGCTGTTGGGAAGAAGGATGATGGCTTGTGGGTCCTTTCCATAAAAGACGGAACACACAACCATGAACCCATAAAGGACATCTCGGAGCATCCCTCTGCTCGTCGCTTTACAGAGAGggaaattttgttaattaaagaAATGACAGAAGCTGGATTAAAACCTCGCCAAATTCTAAAGAGACTAAGGCAAAGCAATCCAGATCTTCTATCAACACCAAAGCATGTTTACAATGTCAAAGCTAAGCTCCGACAAGGAAATATTGCAG TGAGAAACTTCAAGTCACTAAGGCCCCAGAAATCTGCTGTAAGAAACAATTATCTTACAGTTACCGAGCCATCTTGGAGGCAGCGCAACCCTCCG AGGGTTCCCAACCTCATTGGAGGTAGATTTGTTGATTCACAATCCTCTGCATCTATTGATGTTTTGAACCCT gCGACACAACAAGTTGTTTGTCAAGTTCCTTTAACTACAAATGAGGAGTTCAAAGCTGCAGTATTTGCAGCAAAACGGGCTTTTCCACTGTGGCGAAACACGCCGATTGCGACTCGTCAGCGCATCATGTTCAAGTTCCAAGAGCTTATTCGCAGAGAGATT GATAAGCTTGCTGGTAACATTACTGCTGAACATGGAAAGACATTGAAGGATGCATATGGTGATGTATCACGTGGACTGG AGGATGTGGAACATGCTTGTGGACTGGCAACTCTGCAAATGGGTGAATTTGTTTCCAATGTATCCACTGGGATTGATACCTACAGCATTAGAGAGCCGCTTGGTATTTGTGCTGGGATATGTCCCTTTGATTTTCCGGCTATGATTCCCTTATGG ATGTTTCCTATTGCAGTCACATGTGGTAATACATTCATTCTGAAGCCATCAGAGAAGGATCCAG GGGCTGCAGTAATGCTTGCAGAGTTAGCTGTAGAGGCTGGTCTGCCTAATGGCGTCCTAAACATTGTGCATGGCACCAAT GACATTGTCAATGCGATTTGTGATGATGACGATATTAAAGCTATCTCATTTGTTGGTCCAAATTCG gctGGTGCTTATGTGTTTGCAAGAGCATCAGCTAAAGGGAAGCGTATTCAG TCCAATGTTGGAGCAAAAAATCATGCAGTTGTCATGCCTGATGCAAGCGTAGATGCTACTTTGAACACACTAGTTGCTGCTGGTTTTGGTGCTGCAGGACAAAAGTGCACGGCACTTAGCACAGTTGTTTTTGTTGGAGGCTTAAATCGATG GGAAGATAAACTAGTGGAGCATGCCAAAGCAATTAAAGTGGGTGCTGGAACAGAACCAGATGCAGACCTTGGTCCGGTGATTAGCAAGCAG GCAAAGGAACAAATATGCAGATTGATCCAAAAAGGTGTTGATACTGGTGCAAAACTCATCCTTGATGGGAGAAACATTGTG GTTCCAGGATATGAACATGGGAGTTTCATTGGTCCCACCATCTTATCCAATGTCACAACTAACATGGAGTGTTACAAG GAGGAAGTTCTTGGCCCAGTTCTTCTTTGTATGCAG GCTGACAGCATTGAAGAGGCCATAAACATTGTTAGCAGACACAA ATACAGCAATGGAGCTTCTATATTTACCACATCAGGGGTAGCTGCAAGGAAATTTCAAACTGAGATTGAAGTTGGGCAG GTTGGCGTAAATGTTCCCATCTCTGTTCCGCTTCCTTTTTCCTCGTTTACTAGCTGCAAACCATCCTTCGCCGGCGATCTCAATTTTGACG GCAAGGCTGGAATTCAGTTTTATACCCAGGTTAAGACAGTGACTCAACAATGGAAGGATTTACCGGGCAGCAATGGTGCATCCCTGGAAATGCCAAGTTCTTAG
- the LOC132177467 gene encoding methylmalonate-semialdehyde dehydrogenase [acylating], mitochondrial translates to MLQLSIQRVRSLNLKTLRPQIFALRNSGLSTATEHSAKQPHPPRVPNLIGGAFVDSQSPALIDVINPATQEVVSQLPLTTNEEFKAAVSAAKQAFPSWRNTPVTTRQRIMLKLQALIRRDIDKLALNVTTEQGKTLKDAQGDVFRGLEVVEHACGMASLQMGEYASNVSSGIDTYSIREPLGVCAGICPFNFPAMIPLWMFPVAVTCGNTFVLKPSEKDPGASIMLAELAMEAGLPNGVLNIVHGTNDIVNAICDDDDIRAVSFVGSNTAGMHIYARAAAKGKRIQSNMGAKNHAIVMPDANVDATLNAIVAAGFGAAGQRCMALSTVVFVGGLKSWENKLLERAKALKVNAGTEPDADLGPVISKQAKERIHRLIQSGVESGARLPLDGRNIVVPGYENGNFIGPTILSDVTANMECYKEEIFGPVLLCMEADSFDEAINIVNRNKYGNGASIFTTSGAAARKFQTEIEAGQVGINVPIPVPLPFFSFTGSKASFAGDLNFYGKAGVNFYTQIKTVTQQWKDLPGGGGINLAMPTSQKT, encoded by the exons ATGTTGCAGCTTTCGATTCAACGAG TGAGGAGTTTGAACTTGAAAACCTTGAGGCCTCAGATCTTCGCTTTGAGGAACTCTGGTTTATCTACGGCCACCGAGCACTCTGCCAAGCAGCCTCACCCTCCG AGGGTTCCAAATCTCATTGGAGGTGCTTTTGTTGATTCGCAATCACCGGCTTTAATCGATGTTATAAACCCT GCAACACAAGAAGTTGTTTCACAACTTCCACTGACTACAAATGAAGAGTTCAAAGCTGCAGTATCTGCAGCAAAGCAGGCTTTTCCATCATGGCGTAACACCCCTGTTACTACCCGTCAACGTATCATGTTGAAGCTTCAAGCGCTTATTCGGAGAGACATT GATAAGCTCGCGTTAAATGTTACAACTGAACAGGGAAAGACATTAAAGGATGCCCAGGGAGATGTGTTCCGTGGGCTAG AGGTGGTTGAACATGCTTGTGGAATGGCATCTCTGCAAATGGGAGAATATGCTTCCAATGTATCAAGTGGAATTGATACATACAGCATTCGTGAGCCACTTGGTGTTTGTGCTGGGATATGTCCCTTCAACTTTCCAGCAATGATTCCCTTATGG ATGTTCCCAGTTGCAGTTACATGTGGGAATACCTTTGTATTAAAGCCATCTGAAAAAGATCCTG GAGCTTCTATAATGCTTGCAGAGTTGGCAATGGAGGCTGGTCTGCCTAATGGTGTCTTAAATATCGTTCACGGCACCAAC GATATTGTTAATGCTATATGTGATGATGACGATATCAGAGCTGTATCATTTGTTGGTTCTAATACT gcTGGAATGCACATATATGCAAGAGCAGCAGCTAAAGGGAAGCGCATTCAG TCCAATATGGGGGCCAAAAATCATGCAATTGTCATGCCTGATGCAAATGTGGATGCTACGTTAAATGCTATAGTTGCTGCTGGTTTTGGTGCTGCTGGACAAAGGTGTATGGCTCTTAGCACAGTTGTTTTTGTTGGAGGCTTAAAGTCATG GGAGAATAAACTACTGGAGCGCGCCAAAGCTCTTAAAGTAAATGCTGGAACAGAACCTGATGCAGACCTTGGTCCCGTAATTAGCAAACAG GCAAAGGAACGAATACACAGATTAATTCAAAGTGGTGTTGAAAGTGGTGCCAGACTACcgcttgatgggaggaatataGTG gtCCCTGGATATGAGAATGGAAATTTTATTGGTCCCACCATCTTATCAGATGTCACAGCCAACATGGAGTGCTACAAg GAGGAAATTTTTGGTCCAGTTCTTCTTTGCATGGAG GCTGATAGCTTTGACGAGGCCATAAACATTGTTAACAGAAACAA ATATGGCAATGGAGCATCTATATTTACAACATCTGGTGCAGCTGCAAGGAAATTTCAGACTGAAATCGAAGCCGGTCAG GTTGGCATCAATGTTCCTATCCCGGTTCCTTTGCCTTTCTTCTCATTTACTGGGTCTAAGGCATCTTTTGCAGGCGATCTCAATTTCTACG gCAAGGCTGGAGTTAATTTTTACACCCAGATCAAAACAGTCACTCAGCAATGGAAGGATTTACCAGGTGGCGGTGGAATTAACCTGGCAATGCCAACTTCTCAGAAGACATAA